In a single window of the Myxococcaceae bacterium JPH2 genome:
- a CDS encoding PAS domain-containing protein, giving the protein MAAEFSARAASWSASLLHALPDAFVATDLDGRVCAFNPAASRLTGWSVSNALGQPLPRVLRLMRQDTREPLADLLGASVCSMGDSVSVQPCVLERMDGSVLSVEVNLSPAPTRTGAIQGGWLLLIRDASGRHWLEAERARWLAREHALLREAQAQCARQEAMLTQAPLALFTFRGPEHRCEHLNPAAHALLSERSVLGRPVRELLPEGETVLVRCLDDVYRSGEPFVAREVTLALAAPGTGCVESRSFALTCQPWHDAHRALQGVMCLAVETTDAVRARRASEVQTEALRAELETRDEFLSIASHELKTPLTSLQLQLQLLARAVAARASEGEGSALPARVRAAQRQVARLALLVATLLDLSRIRAGRLELEPEQLDLSALVTDLAARCQEDATSAGCLLRLQVTPGVVGFWDRLKLEQILTNLLSNAFKYGAAHPVEVTVDHDDAGARVIVRDHGIGIDMEHQARIFERFERAVFARDYGGVGLGLWISRKLARSLDGDIRVESVLGEGSTFIVHLPLRPPASISV; this is encoded by the coding sequence TTGGCCGCGGAGTTCAGTGCACGGGCGGCGTCCTGGTCCGCGTCGCTCCTGCATGCCCTGCCGGATGCGTTCGTGGCGACCGACCTGGATGGCCGGGTGTGTGCCTTCAACCCCGCGGCCTCCCGACTCACGGGCTGGTCCGTGTCCAATGCCTTGGGGCAGCCGCTCCCTCGCGTTCTCCGCCTCATGCGGCAGGACACCCGCGAGCCCTTGGCTGATCTGCTCGGTGCCTCGGTGTGTTCAATGGGCGACAGTGTGTCGGTGCAGCCCTGTGTGCTGGAGCGCATGGATGGATCCGTCCTCTCCGTCGAAGTGAACCTCTCCCCAGCTCCGACCCGGACTGGCGCGATTCAGGGCGGCTGGCTTCTGTTGATACGGGATGCCTCGGGTCGTCATTGGCTGGAGGCCGAGCGGGCCCGATGGCTTGCCCGCGAGCATGCGCTGCTGCGGGAGGCCCAAGCGCAGTGTGCTCGTCAGGAGGCGATGCTCACCCAGGCGCCGCTGGCCCTCTTCACGTTCCGCGGCCCCGAGCATCGCTGCGAACACCTCAACCCCGCGGCGCATGCACTGCTTTCGGAGCGCTCGGTGCTCGGCCGCCCCGTGCGTGAGCTGCTTCCCGAAGGTGAGACCGTGCTGGTCCGGTGTCTCGACGACGTCTACCGCAGTGGCGAGCCCTTCGTGGCTCGCGAGGTGACGCTGGCGTTGGCGGCCCCTGGCACTGGCTGCGTGGAGTCACGCTCCTTCGCCCTCACTTGCCAGCCCTGGCACGACGCCCACCGAGCGCTCCAGGGGGTCATGTGCCTCGCGGTGGAGACCACGGATGCGGTTCGCGCGCGACGGGCAAGCGAGGTTCAGACCGAGGCGCTGCGCGCGGAGCTGGAGACCCGCGACGAGTTCCTGTCCATCGCGAGCCATGAGCTGAAGACGCCGCTCACGTCCTTGCAGCTTCAGCTGCAATTGCTCGCGCGGGCCGTGGCGGCGCGCGCTTCCGAGGGTGAGGGCTCGGCGCTTCCCGCACGGGTTCGTGCGGCGCAGCGGCAGGTGGCTCGGCTCGCGCTGCTCGTGGCGACCTTGCTGGACCTGTCGCGCATCCGTGCCGGACGATTGGAGCTCGAGCCCGAGCAGTTGGACCTCTCCGCGCTCGTGACGGATCTGGCGGCTCGCTGCCAGGAGGACGCCACCAGCGCGGGATGCCTTCTGCGCCTGCAGGTGACTCCGGGCGTGGTCGGGTTCTGGGATCGGCTGAAGCTGGAGCAGATCCTCACCAACCTCCTCTCCAATGCCTTCAAGTACGGCGCGGCCCATCCGGTGGAAGTCACCGTTGACCATGACGATGCCGGGGCCCGAGTCATCGTGCGAGACCATGGCATTGGCATCGACATGGAGCACCAGGCTCGAATCTTCGAGCGCTTCGAGCGCGCCGTGTTCGCGCGGGACTATGGCGGGGTCGGGCTTGGCTTGTGGATTTCCCGCAAGCTGGCGCGCTCGCTCGATGGAGACATCCGCGTCGAGAGCGTGCTTGGCGAGGGCTCCACCTTCATCGTTCACCTGCCGCTGCGTCCTCCGGCTTCCATCTCGGTGTGA